A genomic region of Anaerobaca lacustris contains the following coding sequences:
- a CDS encoding alpha/beta hydrolase family protein yields the protein MSRAISLPRGVWAVVLAFLLPIASSAMMPAASSDAPQRPALEPLNRLPRMVQEYFVEQVGRIEQRNDFRRAVLEDRDDAEAFVRDVRRRIDLCFGPWPEKTPLNPRVTGVVERDAYTIENVIFESRPGFLVTANLYIPKGRDFPLPGVVGTCGHSATGKAMEAYQAFAQGLARQGYVVLIFDPLGQGERLQYPNEQLRSEIGVGVREHLYAGNQQFLVGEFLGSWRAWDGIRALDYLLTRKEIDPQRIGVTGNSGGGTMTTWLCGVEPRWTMAAPACFVTTFRRNLENELPADTEQCPPRALAYGLDHQDFLAAMAPKPVIILAKEKDYFDVRGAEAAYESLRRLYRLLDAEDNIGLFTGPTGHGFSQENREAMYRWFNGVTGISDAQSEPDLTIEKDEALQCTPRGQVCELDSRPIYEFTKARSQALAKQRPSELTLSRLQPRVRDVLRLAESDGKSAPEYRILRNWRSRGYPRPRWTTYLVETEPGIHAVVYRLGSEQLLSRPRATTKRAVLYISHLSSDAELREEPLIAELIAADPDTDFYTVDVRGIGESRPDTCDENSYFNPYGNDYFYAIHSIMLDRPYVGQRTHDLLRVLDWLGEAGHDEVHLVGKGWGAIPATFAAVLSDRVMQVTLKNAPTSYSEIAESKTYAWPLSTLVPNILASFDLPDCYRVLAPKRLRQIEPWNADAKPVD from the coding sequence ATGTCCCGTGCGATTTCCTTGCCCCGTGGCGTCTGGGCCGTTGTCCTGGCCTTTCTTCTTCCCATCGCTTCATCGGCCATGATGCCGGCGGCGTCGAGTGACGCGCCGCAGCGGCCTGCCCTGGAGCCGCTGAACCGCCTGCCGCGCATGGTGCAGGAGTATTTTGTCGAGCAGGTCGGGCGGATCGAGCAGCGCAACGATTTCCGCCGGGCCGTGTTGGAGGACCGCGACGACGCTGAGGCGTTCGTCCGCGACGTTCGACGGCGAATCGACCTCTGTTTTGGGCCCTGGCCCGAGAAGACGCCGCTGAACCCGCGCGTCACGGGTGTTGTGGAACGCGACGCCTACACGATCGAGAACGTCATCTTCGAGAGCCGCCCGGGCTTCCTCGTCACGGCCAACCTCTACATCCCCAAAGGGCGCGATTTCCCGCTGCCCGGCGTCGTTGGCACCTGCGGCCACTCCGCCACAGGCAAGGCAATGGAGGCCTATCAGGCCTTCGCGCAGGGTCTGGCCCGCCAGGGCTACGTCGTGCTGATCTTCGATCCGCTCGGCCAGGGCGAGCGGCTGCAATACCCCAACGAGCAGCTCCGCAGCGAGATCGGCGTCGGCGTCCGCGAGCATCTCTACGCGGGCAACCAGCAGTTCCTCGTCGGCGAGTTCCTCGGCTCCTGGCGGGCGTGGGACGGCATTCGCGCGCTTGACTACCTGCTGACGCGAAAGGAAATCGATCCGCAGCGGATCGGCGTGACCGGCAACAGCGGCGGCGGCACGATGACGACGTGGCTGTGCGGCGTCGAACCCCGCTGGACAATGGCGGCGCCAGCCTGCTTCGTCACGACGTTTCGACGCAACCTGGAGAACGAGCTGCCGGCCGACACCGAGCAGTGTCCGCCGCGGGCTCTGGCCTACGGCCTGGACCATCAGGACTTCCTGGCGGCAATGGCCCCCAAGCCGGTCATCATCCTGGCCAAGGAGAAGGACTACTTCGACGTGCGCGGCGCCGAGGCCGCCTATGAGAGTCTGCGGCGTCTGTATCGCCTCCTCGACGCCGAGGACAACATCGGTCTGTTCACCGGGCCGACCGGTCACGGTTTCTCGCAGGAGAACCGCGAGGCGATGTACCGCTGGTTCAACGGTGTCACGGGCATCAGCGATGCACAAAGCGAGCCGGACCTGACGATCGAGAAGGATGAGGCGCTCCAGTGTACCCCGCGCGGCCAGGTCTGCGAATTGGATTCGCGGCCGATCTACGAATTCACGAAGGCCAGGTCCCAGGCGCTGGCGAAGCAGCGGCCGAGCGAATTGACCCTGAGCCGGTTGCAGCCGCGCGTCCGCGACGTGTTGCGCCTTGCCGAGTCGGACGGCAAGTCCGCGCCCGAGTATCGCATCCTGCGAAACTGGCGATCGCGGGGCTATCCGAGGCCGCGTTGGACGACCTATCTCGTCGAGACCGAGCCGGGGATTCACGCTGTGGTCTATCGTCTGGGCAGCGAGCAACTGCTCTCGCGGCCGCGTGCGACGACGAAGCGGGCGGTCCTCTATATCTCGCATCTGTCCAGCGACGCCGAACTGCGAGAAGAGCCGCTGATCGCCGAACTGATCGCCGCCGATCCCGATACGGATTTCTATACGGTCGACGTTCGCGGGATCGGCGAGTCGAGACCCGACACCTGTGACGAGAATTCCTACTTCAATCCCTACGGCAACGACTATTTCTATGCGATCCACTCGATCATGCTGGATCGGCCGTACGTCGGACAGCGAACGCACGACCTCCTGCGTGTCCTCGATTGGCTCGGCGAGGCGGGCCACGACGAGGTCCATCTGGTGGGCAAGGGCTGGGGGGCGATTCCCGCGACGTTCGCCGCCGTGCTGAGCGACCGCGTTATGCAGGTGACACTCAAGAACGCGCCGACGTCGTATTCCGAGATCGCCGAATCGAAGACCTACGCCTGGCCGCTCTCGACGCTGGTGCCGAACATCCTCGCGTCGTTCGACCTGCCCGACTGCTACCGCGTCCTGGCGCCCAAGCGCCTCCGCCAGATCGAACCCTGGAACGCCGACGCCAAGCCGGTCGATTGA
- a CDS encoding CvpA family protein, whose translation MVFWIAILVGGAFVWLAVRLGFYQSWCLLFNIVVSIYLAIFLAPLVADRVPTGGEASAYGVMLSLAALAGGCFALLYGVSYVFLTGQFRVPFPKVMDILVAGLLGFLSGFLVTSFVALVVVVGPLAQHKALRTLGLDLPSQKANLACMAWCCDLIHSVVRSDPGDRATQGAIDLLVDRARHIATSAQTVTPPSDTNHPGP comes from the coding sequence ATGGTGTTCTGGATCGCCATCCTGGTCGGCGGCGCCTTCGTGTGGCTGGCGGTGCGTCTGGGCTTCTACCAGAGCTGGTGCCTTCTGTTCAACATCGTGGTCTCGATCTATCTGGCGATCTTCCTGGCGCCGCTGGTCGCCGACCGTGTCCCGACCGGCGGCGAGGCATCGGCCTACGGCGTCATGCTGAGCCTTGCGGCGCTGGCCGGCGGGTGTTTCGCCCTGCTCTACGGCGTGTCCTATGTGTTCCTGACGGGCCAGTTCCGCGTCCCGTTCCCCAAGGTGATGGACATCCTCGTCGCGGGTCTGCTGGGCTTTCTGTCGGGGTTTCTGGTCACGAGCTTCGTGGCCCTCGTGGTCGTCGTCGGCCCGTTGGCCCAACACAAAGCACTCCGCACGCTCGGGCTCGATCTGCCAAGCCAGAAGGCCAACCTCGCCTGCATGGCCTGGTGTTGTGACCTGATCCACTCCGTGGTTCGCTCCGATCCAGGCGATCGGGCCACACAAGGGGCCATCGACCTGCTTGTGGACCGGGCCCGCCATATCGCCACCAGCGCCCAGACCGTCACCCCACCGTCGGATACGAACCATCCGGGGCCCTGA
- a CDS encoding GspE/PulE family protein produces MSGAFSIVRVLLLEAGSSEASSMVSAQALPFHPLRLFLLVAWVYLCMYCVLQVQFGLLVPGKYKTPANLASLVAGPLVLLSLVIVETARRSRTNRGPLFDLIKQQLRNAVAGLHAIRATSPEDEAALRLLDSSGRTIDEIAGHGQGKREEARVLDLTEFIVADALERRASDILIDPTSESIYGIRLRIDGVLRNTRELNAETCRAVINSLKAVSGMDISERRRPQDGAFLARRGDQTASFRVASSGTVHGEKLSIRVLNRDAATQTLKDLGLGDKQNAIIKQALHKPSGMILICGPTGSGKTTTMYAMLNAIDRLTRNVITVEDPIEAMLPQTSQIEINPKAEITFANTLRSVLRQDPDVICVGEIRDEETAEIALRAAQTGHLVLATLHCDSNASAIARLMDLGVSRLLLSLGLNLIMSQRLLRCLCTRCHKRAELSDTQIAEFKRKGIDSSGIYEAGRCRHCDGTGYFGRTAISDILIIDGEVKARIAAGESFGSAQGDGNREGRIHLRKQGLKMVVAGVTSLEELKRVVG; encoded by the coding sequence ATGTCCGGTGCATTCTCTATCGTCAGAGTCCTGCTTCTCGAAGCCGGCAGTTCGGAGGCGTCCTCGATGGTCTCGGCCCAGGCCCTGCCGTTCCATCCTCTTCGCCTGTTCCTGCTGGTGGCATGGGTTTACCTGTGCATGTATTGCGTCCTGCAGGTTCAGTTCGGGCTGCTCGTGCCAGGAAAGTACAAGACGCCGGCCAATCTCGCCTCTCTGGTCGCCGGGCCGCTCGTGCTGTTGAGCCTGGTGATCGTCGAGACCGCCAGGAGGAGCCGCACGAACCGAGGCCCGTTGTTCGACCTGATCAAGCAGCAACTGCGAAACGCGGTGGCCGGCCTTCACGCGATTCGAGCGACCAGCCCGGAAGATGAAGCCGCGCTGCGTCTGCTCGATTCGTCCGGCCGAACGATAGACGAGATCGCGGGGCACGGCCAGGGCAAACGCGAAGAGGCCCGCGTCCTCGACCTGACCGAGTTCATCGTCGCCGACGCGCTCGAGCGCCGGGCGAGTGACATTCTGATCGATCCCACAAGTGAATCGATATACGGCATCCGCCTGCGAATCGATGGGGTGCTCCGGAACACACGGGAGCTGAACGCCGAGACGTGCCGGGCCGTCATCAACAGCCTCAAGGCCGTCTCCGGGATGGACATCTCCGAACGGCGGCGGCCCCAGGACGGCGCGTTCCTGGCCCGCCGGGGCGACCAGACCGCGTCGTTTCGCGTCGCCAGCAGCGGGACCGTCCACGGCGAGAAGCTCTCGATCCGCGTGCTGAACCGCGACGCCGCGACGCAGACGCTGAAGGACCTCGGCCTGGGCGACAAGCAGAATGCCATCATCAAACAGGCCCTGCACAAACCGTCCGGGATGATCCTGATCTGTGGTCCGACGGGCAGCGGCAAGACCACCACGATGTACGCCATGCTCAACGCCATCGACCGGCTCACGCGAAACGTCATCACCGTCGAGGACCCGATCGAGGCGATGCTGCCGCAGACCAGCCAGATCGAGATCAATCCCAAGGCGGAGATCACCTTCGCCAACACCCTGCGCAGCGTCCTGCGACAGGACCCGGACGTGATTTGCGTCGGCGAGATTCGCGACGAGGAAACCGCCGAGATCGCGCTGCGCGCCGCCCAGACCGGGCACCTGGTCCTGGCGACGCTGCACTGCGACAGCAACGCCAGCGCGATCGCCCGGCTGATGGACCTGGGCGTCTCGCGGCTGCTGCTGTCGCTGGGTCTGAACCTGATTATGTCGCAGCGACTGCTTCGTTGTCTGTGCACGCGATGCCACAAGCGGGCGGAACTCAGCGATACGCAGATCGCCGAATTCAAACGAAAGGGCATCGACTCTTCCGGTATCTACGAGGCCGGGCGGTGTCGGCACTGCGACGGGACGGGCTACTTCGGACGGACCGCCATCAGCGACATCCTGATCATCGACGGAGAGGTAAAGGCCCGGATCGCCGCCGGCGAGTCGTTCGGCTCCGCTCAGGGCGACGGCAACCGGGAAGGCCGAATCCATCTTCGAAAGCAGGGCCTCAAGATGGTGGTCGCCGGCGTCACGAGCCTCGAAGAACTCAAACGGGTCGTGGGGTAG
- a CDS encoding FHA domain-containing protein, giving the protein MNADLVLLKKGGAHKTFSLRGAVTVLGRRHDCDLRIPLPSVSRRHCEIQQNGEVLKIRDLESTGGTFVNGKRVNGDSPVKAGDAIRIGPLTFVCQIDGKPEKIVPPKKAAPAKSKQAAPKPAKSAPPGGLDDSFADLDASDSGIDLEGLDSELGDLEEL; this is encoded by the coding sequence ATGAACGCGGATCTGGTGCTTCTGAAGAAAGGCGGAGCACACAAAACTTTCTCCCTTCGCGGTGCTGTCACGGTCCTGGGACGACGACACGACTGCGACCTGCGGATTCCCCTGCCCAGCGTCTCGCGCCGGCACTGTGAAATCCAGCAGAACGGCGAGGTCCTGAAGATCCGCGACCTCGAATCCACCGGCGGGACATTCGTCAACGGCAAGCGAGTCAACGGCGACAGTCCCGTCAAGGCCGGCGATGCCATCCGCATCGGCCCGCTGACCTTCGTCTGCCAGATCGACGGCAAGCCGGAGAAGATCGTGCCGCCCAAGAAGGCGGCGCCGGCCAAGTCGAAGCAGGCCGCGCCCAAGCCCGCCAAGAGCGCGCCGCCCGGCGGGCTCGACGACAGTTTCGCCGACCTTGACGCCTCCGACAGCGGCATCGACCTCGAAGGACTCGATTCCGAACTCGGAGATCTCGAGGAACTCTGA